One genomic region from Candidatus Saccharimonadales bacterium encodes:
- a CDS encoding DUF1861 family protein: MVTAERLENYERFNQSQLLIEDLLLTAPKPRSPGRFLNFTGNGDLTVYNGTAPFEHHGQTYLAARVEPFDNEFDSYTGIFRHQDADNWQLQTDLPVYQLQDPAVKIINGEIILAGVKVFDHPFRPGDKSWQTEIWRGPDFASLSRFAVGPPGMKDIRLVELPAGLIGVFTRPQDPASGNLGKAGFTTINRLEELSPEKLIRAPLIHELFKDGVEWGGVNEAHALEDGLIGLIGHIARRVNDQREYYAISAVFNPVDFSIDKLQIISQRRDFPDCLPKKKDIFNCEFPGGVVLDPINTEFYTGVSDVKGGAIEINYPF; encoded by the coding sequence ATGGTTACGGCTGAACGGTTAGAAAATTACGAACGATTCAACCAGTCTCAACTGTTGATCGAAGACTTGTTGCTTACCGCTCCCAAGCCGCGTAGCCCGGGACGGTTTTTAAACTTTACCGGCAACGGCGACTTAACGGTTTACAACGGCACCGCTCCTTTTGAGCACCACGGGCAAACCTATCTGGCGGCCCGAGTCGAGCCGTTTGACAATGAGTTTGATTCCTATACCGGTATTTTCCGCCATCAGGACGCCGATAACTGGCAACTGCAAACCGATTTGCCGGTATACCAGCTTCAGGATCCGGCCGTAAAGATAATTAACGGTGAGATTATTTTGGCCGGGGTTAAGGTCTTCGACCATCCGTTTCGCCCGGGTGACAAGTCATGGCAAACGGAAATTTGGCGCGGACCGGACTTCGCTTCTCTCTCCCGCTTCGCTGTCGGCCCGCCTGGCATGAAGGATATCCGCTTGGTCGAGCTGCCAGCTGGCCTAATCGGCGTATTTACCCGTCCCCAAGATCCCGCGTCGGGCAATTTGGGCAAAGCCGGCTTCACCACCATCAACCGACTAGAAGAGTTATCACCGGAAAAATTAATCCGGGCCCCGCTTATTCACGAGTTATTTAAAGACGGCGTCGAGTGGGGCGGTGTTAACGAAGCTCACGCTCTGGAAGACGGGCTGATCGGCCTAATCGGCCACATCGCCAGACGAGTTAACGACCAACGGGAGTATTACGCCATCTCCGCCGTATTCAACCCCGTTGATTTTTCCATAGACAAGCTGCAAATTATTAGCCAGCGGCGGGATTTTCCGGACTGCCTGCCAAAGAAAAAAGATATTTTTAATTGCGAATTCCCCGGTGGCGTAGTTCTCGATCCTATCAACACCGAGTTCTATACTGGGGTCAGCGACGT